A window of the Streptomyces sp. Ag109_O5-10 genome harbors these coding sequences:
- a CDS encoding chitinase, with the protein MIRSAARALTAVPALLTTAATVLVAAGGSASAATNPGPGFPAHYAAPYVETWNSPSAMTNARNATGLKYFTLAFVIDGGGCNAMFNGDTPVTDAGWTSAINSLRAAGGDVIASFGGASGTEEAQACTTVASLKAQYKKVIDTLNLTRVDFDVEGSAIADTAANDRRNKALAQLQQEYAAAGRKLDVQYTLPSMPNGLDDNGTKLLSNAKSNGLTVNLVNIMTMDYYDGTRDMGKAATDAATALRAQLGSIWPEKSDAQLWAMEGNTPMIGVNDDTSEIFTTGNATTLANFAKSKGIQELAFWALGRDKACATNGQLSDSCSGTPQSAWQFSSTFNTVTGGTTTPPPTGSTGQITGLGGKCVDVAGASSANGTAVQMYDCNGTTAQQWTVGSDNTIRSLGKCMDLTAAGTANGTKVQLYDCNGTGAQVWQPGSGDTLVNPASGKCLDVTDKSTANGARLQIWTCAGGTNQQFHLPA; encoded by the coding sequence GTGATCAGATCCGCTGCCAGAGCCCTCACCGCCGTTCCCGCGCTTCTCACGACGGCCGCCACCGTCCTCGTCGCCGCCGGAGGTTCGGCGAGCGCCGCGACCAATCCCGGCCCCGGCTTCCCCGCCCACTACGCCGCGCCGTACGTCGAGACGTGGAACTCGCCCTCGGCGATGACCAACGCCCGCAACGCCACAGGCCTGAAGTACTTCACTCTCGCCTTCGTCATCGACGGCGGCGGCTGCAACGCCATGTTCAACGGCGACACACCTGTCACCGACGCGGGCTGGACCTCGGCGATCAACTCCCTGCGCGCCGCGGGCGGTGACGTCATCGCCTCCTTCGGCGGTGCCTCCGGCACCGAGGAGGCCCAGGCCTGTACCACCGTGGCCTCGCTCAAGGCCCAGTACAAGAAGGTCATCGACACCCTCAACCTCACGCGGGTCGACTTCGACGTCGAGGGCAGCGCGATCGCCGACACCGCCGCCAACGACCGCCGGAACAAGGCCCTCGCCCAGCTCCAGCAGGAGTACGCCGCCGCCGGGCGCAAGCTCGACGTCCAGTACACCCTGCCGTCCATGCCGAACGGCCTTGACGACAACGGCACGAAGCTGCTGTCCAACGCCAAGAGCAACGGGCTCACCGTCAATCTCGTCAACATCATGACGATGGACTACTACGACGGCACCCGCGACATGGGCAAGGCGGCCACCGACGCCGCCACCGCCCTGCGCGCCCAGCTCGGTTCCATCTGGCCGGAGAAGTCCGACGCCCAGCTGTGGGCGATGGAGGGCAACACCCCGATGATCGGGGTCAACGACGACACCAGCGAGATCTTCACCACCGGCAACGCCACCACGCTCGCCAACTTCGCCAAGTCCAAGGGCATCCAGGAACTCGCCTTCTGGGCGCTCGGCCGCGACAAGGCGTGCGCCACCAACGGCCAGCTCTCCGACTCCTGCAGCGGGACCCCGCAGAGCGCCTGGCAGTTCTCCAGTACCTTCAACACCGTGACCGGCGGTACGACCACGCCACCGCCCACCGGTTCCACCGGCCAGATCACCGGCCTCGGCGGCAAGTGCGTGGACGTCGCCGGGGCGAGCAGCGCCAACGGAACCGCCGTTCAGATGTATGACTGCAACGGCACCACGGCCCAGCAGTGGACCGTAGGGTCCGACAACACCATCCGCAGTCTCGGCAAGTGCATGGATCTCACCGCCGCCGGCACCGCCAACGGCACGAAGGTCCAGTTGTACGACTGCAACGGCACCGGTGCCCAGGTCTGGCAGCCGGGCAGCGGCGACACCCTGGTGAACCCCGCGTCGGGCAAGTGCCTCGACGTCACGGACAAGTCGACGGCCAACGGAGCCCGGCTGCAGATCTGGACCTGCGCCGGCGGCACCAACCAGCAGTTCCACCTGCCGGCCTGA
- a CDS encoding glutamate decarboxylase produces the protein MPIPDTDVISATDFHADTDIDIDTRIHTPAPPAAALLPGPADELPPVASPPDLVLQQVRDELALDGSAQRNLATFVTTWMEPQARQLMAETAEKNLADRAEYPQITAMEERCVRMLARLWHAPHPEQVRGCSTTGSSEASMLGGLALKRRWQQRRRAQGKDTARPNVVMGANVQVCWKKFANYFEVEPRYVPMEPGRYHLTPDTLTAYCDDNTIGVVTVLGSTYDGSYEPVADICMALDGYQAATGTDIPVHVDGASGAMVAPFLDPGLMWDFQLERVASINTSGHKYGHVFPGLGWALWRDAEALPEDLVFEVDYLGGRSPSFTLNFSRPGAHVVAQYYSFLRYGFEGLRHLAVENRTTARALAERIRAVGPYELVTDGSELPALAFRLAPGTHGFTVFDVSRAMHARGWQLPAYAFPAPCQDVSVLRLVVRTGFSAELAGTFIADLTEVTRQLRLRRSMPAPAVKPLVVAAEPAHANSPA, from the coding sequence ATGCCCATCCCGGATACCGACGTCATCTCCGCGACCGACTTCCACGCCGACACCGACATCGACATCGACACCCGCATCCACACTCCCGCCCCGCCCGCCGCCGCCCTGCTCCCCGGGCCCGCCGACGAACTGCCGCCGGTGGCGTCCCCGCCCGACCTCGTGCTGCAGCAGGTGCGCGACGAACTCGCGCTCGACGGCAGCGCGCAGCGCAACCTGGCCACCTTCGTGACCACCTGGATGGAACCGCAGGCACGGCAACTGATGGCCGAGACCGCGGAGAAGAACCTCGCGGACCGCGCCGAGTACCCGCAGATCACCGCCATGGAAGAACGCTGTGTGCGGATGCTCGCCCGGCTGTGGCACGCACCGCACCCGGAACAGGTCAGGGGCTGCTCCACCACCGGTTCCAGCGAGGCGTCGATGCTGGGCGGCCTCGCGCTCAAGCGACGCTGGCAGCAGCGCCGGCGCGCACAGGGGAAGGACACCGCCCGGCCCAACGTGGTGATGGGTGCGAACGTCCAGGTGTGCTGGAAGAAATTCGCCAACTACTTCGAGGTCGAGCCGCGTTACGTGCCGATGGAGCCCGGCCGCTATCACCTCACGCCCGACACCCTCACCGCCTACTGCGACGACAACACCATCGGCGTCGTCACCGTCCTCGGCTCCACCTACGACGGCTCCTACGAGCCCGTCGCCGACATCTGCATGGCCCTGGACGGCTACCAGGCCGCGACCGGCACCGACATCCCCGTGCACGTCGACGGCGCCTCCGGCGCGATGGTGGCCCCGTTCCTCGACCCGGGCCTGATGTGGGACTTCCAGCTCGAGCGTGTCGCGTCCATCAACACCTCGGGGCACAAGTACGGCCACGTCTTCCCCGGTCTCGGCTGGGCCCTGTGGCGCGACGCCGAGGCCCTTCCGGAGGACCTGGTCTTCGAGGTCGACTACCTCGGCGGCCGCTCCCCCAGCTTCACCCTCAACTTCTCCCGTCCGGGGGCGCACGTCGTCGCGCAGTACTACAGCTTCCTGCGGTACGGCTTCGAGGGGCTGCGCCACCTCGCGGTCGAGAACCGGACGACCGCACGGGCCCTCGCCGAACGCATCCGGGCCGTCGGGCCCTACGAGCTGGTCACCGACGGGTCCGAACTCCCGGCGCTCGCCTTCCGTCTCGCGCCGGGCACCCACGGCTTCACCGTCTTCGACGTCTCCCGCGCCATGCACGCACGCGGCTGGCAGTTGCCCGCCTACGCCTTCCCCGCTCCCTGCCAGGACGTCTCCGTCCTGCGCCTCGTCGTCCGCACCGGGTTCAGCGCCGAACTCGCGGGCACGTTCATCGCGGACCTGACGGAGGTCACGCGTCAGCTCCGCCTCCGCCGGTCCATGCCCGCGCCGGCCGTCAAGCCCCTCGTCGTGGCGGCGGAGCCGGCGCACGCCAACTCCCCGGCGTAG
- a CDS encoding MFS transporter → MTSDLARRRTAVFVLFFAPGLTISSWVTRTPDVRDLLGASTARMGLILFGLSVGSMLGILCSGTVVARWGARLVILAGTSAVAAGAVVVGAGAAAGSGACVALGLGLFGLGMGGGEVALNVEGAEVERLLGRSTLPAMHGFFSLGTVLGAVAGMCLTAVGFPVLVHLLVVAAVVLGALALVIRRVPAEVGRQTAAGGRSAGATGAPRAAVWKDPALLLIGCVILALAMAEGTANDWLPLVMVDGHGFDAALGSAVYAVFAAAMTVGRFAGGRFVDRFGRAAALCGSALVGAAGLALVIFVDNQAVAAAAAVLWGLGASLGFPVALSAAGDSGADSAARVALAATVGYVAFLVGPPSLGYLGEHFGLRHALILVLVLVVAAAFATPAARARRDAVEPEPATT, encoded by the coding sequence ATGACCTCTGACCTCGCCCGGCGTCGCACCGCCGTCTTCGTCCTCTTCTTCGCGCCGGGGCTGACCATCTCCTCCTGGGTCACCCGCACCCCGGACGTGCGCGACCTGCTCGGCGCCTCCACGGCCCGGATGGGCCTGATCCTGTTCGGGCTCTCGGTCGGCTCGATGCTCGGCATCCTGTGCTCGGGCACGGTCGTGGCCCGCTGGGGTGCCCGGCTCGTCATCCTGGCCGGCACGTCGGCCGTCGCCGCCGGTGCCGTGGTGGTCGGGGCGGGGGCCGCCGCGGGTTCGGGGGCCTGTGTCGCGCTGGGCCTCGGGCTGTTCGGTCTCGGCATGGGCGGCGGCGAGGTGGCCCTCAACGTCGAGGGCGCCGAGGTGGAACGGCTGCTGGGCCGCTCCACGCTGCCCGCCATGCACGGATTCTTCAGTCTGGGCACCGTGCTCGGGGCGGTCGCCGGCATGTGCCTGACGGCGGTGGGCTTCCCGGTCCTGGTCCATCTGCTCGTCGTGGCCGCGGTGGTGCTGGGCGCGCTCGCCCTGGTCATCCGGCGGGTACCGGCCGAGGTGGGCCGGCAGACCGCCGCCGGAGGCCGGTCGGCGGGCGCGACGGGCGCACCGCGCGCCGCGGTGTGGAAGGACCCCGCGCTGCTGCTCATCGGCTGTGTCATCCTCGCGCTCGCCATGGCCGAGGGCACCGCCAACGACTGGCTGCCGCTGGTCATGGTGGACGGTCACGGTTTCGACGCCGCGCTGGGCTCGGCCGTGTACGCGGTCTTCGCCGCCGCGATGACCGTGGGGCGCTTCGCGGGCGGACGGTTCGTCGACCGGTTCGGGCGGGCGGCCGCGCTGTGCGGGAGCGCGCTCGTCGGGGCCGCCGGACTGGCCCTCGTGATCTTCGTCGACAACCAGGCGGTCGCTGCTGCCGCCGCCGTCCTGTGGGGTCTCGGGGCGTCACTCGGGTTTCCCGTCGCGCTCTCTGCGGCGGGCGACTCCGGCGCCGACTCCGCCGCGCGCGTCGCGCTCGCCGCGACCGTCGGCTACGTCGCCTTCCTGGTGGGCCCGCCCTCCCTCGGCTACCTCGGTGAGCACTTCGGGCTGCGGCACGCCCTGATCCTGGTGCTCGTCCTGGTGGTCGCGGCCGCCTTCGCCACACCGGCCGCCCGTGCGCGCCGGGACGCGGTCGAGCCGGAACCGGCGACCACCTGA
- a CDS encoding TetR/AcrR family transcriptional regulator: MSGTRREIPNDPGRKERILDAALDVISESGVHSTTHRKIAARADVPLGSLTYYFDGMADLLAQAFARLSDTMSGLYRRTLQSACSTEEAEAAVVELICGPAYATERDMTLIFEMYAYANHNEAVSATTRTWLERSRDSLALHFAPGVSRALDALIEGWPMHRAFADAPLDRRLVTETVRAIVAADPRLSTDAT; the protein is encoded by the coding sequence GTGAGCGGTACACGACGCGAGATCCCGAACGATCCCGGACGCAAGGAGCGGATTCTCGATGCGGCCTTGGACGTGATCTCCGAGAGTGGCGTGCACAGCACCACCCACCGGAAGATCGCGGCGCGAGCCGACGTCCCGCTGGGCTCGCTCACCTACTACTTCGACGGCATGGCGGACCTGCTCGCCCAGGCCTTCGCCCGGCTGTCGGACACGATGTCCGGTCTGTACCGGCGGACGCTGCAGTCCGCCTGCTCCACGGAAGAGGCCGAGGCGGCCGTCGTCGAGCTGATCTGCGGCCCGGCCTACGCCACGGAACGCGACATGACCCTCATCTTCGAGATGTACGCCTACGCCAACCACAACGAGGCGGTCTCCGCCACGACCCGCACCTGGCTCGAACGCAGCAGGGACAGCCTCGCCCTGCACTTCGCGCCCGGAGTGTCCCGCGCACTCGACGCGCTGATCGAGGGCTGGCCGATGCACCGGGCTTTCGCCGACGCACCCCTGGACCGCCGCCTGGTCACCGAAACCGTCCGCGCGATCGTCGCCGCCGACCCACGCCTCTCCACGGACGCCACCTGA
- a CDS encoding ABC transporter ATP-binding protein translates to MASTSERPLDHRYRGEHPVRTLAYLLRADRRKLAAAVVVFTVKHSPIWLLPLITASVVDTVVQHGPVSRLWTSVAVIMAILLVNYPLHVLYVRLLYGSVRRMGTTLRSALCTRMQQLSIGYHSRVSAGVLQAKVVRDVETVEQMVQQTAEQGLGALTVLAGGLVIIGVRTPEFLPVFLVVVPAATLVVARLRARLRTHNEHFRHEVETLSSRVTEMTRLIPVTRAHGLEGKALRRMDGTLSRLLTSGLRLDLVNGRFGSLAWVVLNVIGVAVLAAAALVSYYGVWGVTAGDVVMLSAFLTTLTSSTTTLTSLAPVITKGLESVRSVGEVLQAPELEDNEGREEVTAVRGAVTFERVGFAYEDAGRPAVAEFSLDVVPGETVALVGASGAGKSTVLNLVIGFIRPTSGRLLLDGTDMSGLDLRTYRRFVSVVPQESILFDGTVRENVAYGMEDEADEEAVRAALRDANALEFVDRLPHGLETVIGERGARLSGGQRQRLAIARALIRDPRVLVLDEATSALDTRSEALVQEALARLLRGRTTFVVAHRLSTVRGADRIVVMDDGRIREIGTHEELLRRGGTYTSLHGGQVA, encoded by the coding sequence ATGGCGTCGACGTCGGAAAGGCCGCTCGATCACCGCTACCGGGGCGAACATCCCGTCCGGACACTCGCCTATCTGCTGCGCGCGGACCGCCGCAAGCTGGCGGCCGCGGTCGTGGTGTTCACCGTCAAGCACAGCCCCATCTGGCTGCTGCCCCTGATCACCGCGTCCGTCGTGGACACGGTCGTCCAGCACGGGCCGGTCTCCCGGCTGTGGACGTCCGTCGCGGTCATCATGGCGATCCTGCTGGTCAACTATCCGCTGCACGTGCTGTACGTACGGCTCCTCTACGGCAGCGTCCGCCGGATGGGCACCACGCTGCGCTCCGCGCTGTGCACCCGGATGCAGCAGCTGTCCATCGGCTACCACTCCCGGGTCAGCGCGGGCGTGCTCCAGGCCAAGGTCGTACGGGATGTCGAGACCGTCGAGCAGATGGTCCAGCAGACCGCCGAGCAGGGGCTGGGCGCGCTGACGGTGCTGGCCGGCGGACTGGTCATCATCGGCGTCCGCACACCCGAGTTCCTGCCGGTCTTCCTGGTCGTGGTGCCTGCGGCGACCCTCGTCGTGGCCCGGCTGCGGGCGCGCCTGCGGACTCACAACGAGCACTTCCGCCACGAGGTGGAGACGCTGTCCTCACGGGTGACCGAGATGACGCGGCTCATCCCGGTCACCCGGGCCCACGGCCTGGAGGGCAAGGCGCTGCGCCGGATGGACGGCACCCTGAGCCGGCTGCTCACCTCGGGGTTGCGCCTGGACCTGGTCAACGGCCGCTTCGGCTCGCTGGCCTGGGTGGTCCTGAACGTGATCGGCGTCGCCGTCCTGGCCGCCGCCGCGCTGGTGTCGTACTACGGCGTGTGGGGTGTCACGGCCGGAGACGTCGTCATGCTGAGCGCCTTCCTGACCACCCTCACCAGCTCCACCACCACACTGACGAGTCTGGCGCCGGTCATCACCAAGGGCCTGGAGTCGGTGCGTTCGGTGGGCGAGGTGCTCCAGGCGCCCGAGCTGGAGGACAACGAGGGCCGGGAGGAGGTCACCGCCGTCCGCGGGGCGGTCACGTTCGAGCGGGTCGGCTTCGCCTACGAGGACGCCGGGCGTCCGGCCGTGGCGGAGTTCAGCCTCGACGTGGTGCCGGGTGAGACGGTCGCCCTGGTGGGCGCCTCGGGGGCCGGCAAGTCCACCGTGCTCAACCTCGTCATCGGCTTCATCCGGCCGACCTCCGGCCGGCTGCTGCTGGACGGCACCGACATGAGCGGCCTCGACCTGCGCACCTACCGGCGGTTCGTCTCGGTCGTGCCGCAGGAGTCGATCCTCTTCGACGGCACGGTCCGGGAGAACGTCGCCTACGGCATGGAGGACGAGGCCGACGAGGAGGCGGTGCGCGCCGCGCTGCGGGACGCCAACGCCCTGGAGTTCGTGGACCGGTTGCCGCACGGTCTGGAGACCGTCATCGGCGAGCGCGGCGCCCGGCTCTCCGGCGGTCAGCGCCAACGCCTCGCCATCGCACGGGCGTTGATCCGGGACCCGCGCGTCCTGGTGCTGGACGAGGCCACCTCGGCGCTGGACACCCGCTCCGAGGCGCTGGTCCAGGAGGCACTGGCCCGTCTGCTGCGCGGCCGTACGACGTTCGTGGTGGCCCACCGGCTGTCCACCGTGCGCGGTGCCGACCGCATCGTGGTGATGGACGACGGCCGTATCCGCGAGATCGGCACCCACGAGGAACTGCTGCGCCGGGGCGGCACCTACACCTCGCTGCACGGCGGGCAGGTGGCCTGA
- a CDS encoding DUF2630 family protein: MTGSEAEAEREILGHITEMINQEKDLRDRLARKEIDEPTEHARLARLETELDQCWDLLRQRRARIEVGQDPGAANVRPASEVEGYLS, from the coding sequence ATGACAGGGTCCGAGGCCGAGGCCGAGAGGGAGATACTCGGTCACATCACGGAAATGATCAATCAGGAGAAGGACTTGCGTGACCGTCTGGCACGGAAGGAGATCGACGAGCCGACCGAGCACGCCCGCCTGGCCCGCCTGGAGACCGAACTGGACCAGTGCTGGGACCTGCTCCGGCAGCGCAGGGCCCGGATCGAGGTGGGGCAGGACCCCGGCGCGGCGAACGTGCGTCCCGCGTCGGAGGTCGAGGGCTACCTGTCCTGA
- a CDS encoding DUF4235 domain-containing protein, with amino-acid sequence MKAAKIAYKPVGLALGVAGGLAAGALFKQTWKVLGHDEDAPDATDEERTWGEVLLAAMVQGAIFAVVKAAVDRAGATGVRSLTGTWPG; translated from the coding sequence ATGAAGGCAGCGAAAATCGCTTACAAGCCGGTGGGGCTGGCTCTCGGCGTCGCGGGCGGCCTGGCCGCGGGAGCGCTGTTCAAACAGACGTGGAAGGTGCTCGGCCACGACGAGGACGCCCCGGACGCCACCGACGAGGAGCGCACCTGGGGTGAGGTGCTGCTCGCCGCCATGGTCCAGGGCGCCATCTTCGCGGTGGTGAAGGCGGCTGTCGACCGGGCGGGCGCCACCGGTGTCCGCAGCCTGACCGGGACGTGGCCCGGCTGA
- a CDS encoding DUF3618 domain-containing protein, translated as MTQPPHDEATAADPGELREQVERTRAELGETVEALASKTDVKARARQKGAEVKEQAAVKGGQLKEQAVVKAGELKVKAVDVAHRAQERLPGPVRDRTAQGARPARDKRAALVAVAGAAVVVWMVCRRVKG; from the coding sequence ATGACCCAGCCGCCACACGACGAAGCCACCGCCGCCGACCCCGGGGAACTGCGCGAGCAGGTCGAGCGGACCCGGGCCGAGCTCGGGGAGACGGTCGAGGCCCTCGCGTCGAAGACCGATGTCAAGGCGCGTGCCCGGCAGAAGGGCGCAGAAGTCAAGGAGCAGGCTGCCGTGAAGGGCGGGCAGCTGAAGGAGCAGGCGGTCGTCAAGGCCGGGGAACTGAAGGTGAAGGCCGTCGACGTGGCCCACCGGGCCCAGGAACGGCTGCCCGGCCCCGTCAGGGACAGGACCGCGCAGGGGGCGCGGCCGGCACGGGACAAGCGCGCGGCGCTGGTGGCGGTGGCGGGCGCGGCCGTGGTCGTGTGGATGGTCTGCCGCCGTGTGAAGGGGTGA
- a CDS encoding phage holin family protein, whose translation MGELVQRASQQLTELVRGELRLAKEEFKEKGRHYGKGGGLFGGAGVAGFLMLQALAASVIAALSVVLPVWAAGLIVTAVLGVIAAVLARSGRKQVGLAAPPTPEQTVENVKADVATIKESAHR comes from the coding sequence GTGGGTGAGCTGGTGCAGCGGGCCTCGCAACAGCTGACCGAGTTGGTGCGCGGTGAACTCAGGCTGGCCAAGGAGGAGTTCAAGGAGAAGGGCAGGCATTACGGCAAGGGAGGCGGCCTGTTCGGCGGCGCCGGAGTCGCCGGCTTCCTGATGCTCCAGGCGCTGGCGGCCAGTGTGATCGCCGCACTGTCGGTGGTGCTGCCGGTCTGGGCGGCGGGGCTGATCGTCACAGCGGTGCTCGGCGTGATCGCCGCGGTGCTGGCCAGGAGCGGCAGGAAGCAGGTCGGGCTGGCGGCGCCGCCCACGCCCGAGCAGACCGTCGAGAACGTCAAGGCCGACGTGGCCACGATCAAGGAGAGTGCGCACCGATGA
- a CDS encoding YihY/virulence factor BrkB family protein gives MQRLRVPWRTAPRDGDEHAGVGTPIPRVPTPEEAGPGPDVERRAPDTPAKLPKRAWAAVLKGALREFKDDELADRAAALTYYGVLSLFPALLVLVSLLGIAGKSTIDAVLRNVRQLAPGAARDVATRAVEQLQGRAGAGSVMAVVGLVLALWSASGYVGAFIRAANTVYDMPEGRPLWKLLPLRVLITAALMVMAVISALIVVLTGGIARQAGAALGIGDGVLTAWSLVRWPVLVVLVTLMLAVLYWASPNAKVRGFRWITPGSLVALLVWLIASAGFAFYVAGFASYNKTYGTMAGVVVFLVWLWLTNLAVLLGLEFDAEAARQRAVAGGLPPGAEPYTEPRSTRTWDEEDARRLDDA, from the coding sequence ATGCAGAGGCTTCGTGTTCCATGGCGGACGGCACCCCGGGACGGCGACGAGCACGCGGGAGTCGGGACACCGATCCCCAGGGTGCCGACTCCCGAGGAGGCGGGACCCGGACCCGATGTCGAACGGCGCGCGCCGGACACGCCGGCGAAACTGCCGAAGCGGGCCTGGGCCGCCGTCCTCAAGGGCGCCCTGCGCGAGTTCAAGGACGATGAACTGGCCGACCGCGCGGCGGCGTTGACGTACTACGGAGTGCTGTCGCTGTTCCCGGCCCTGCTGGTGCTGGTCTCCCTGCTGGGCATCGCCGGCAAGTCGACCATCGACGCGGTGCTGCGCAACGTCCGGCAGCTGGCGCCGGGGGCGGCCCGGGACGTCGCCACCCGGGCCGTCGAGCAGTTGCAGGGCAGGGCGGGCGCCGGGTCCGTCATGGCGGTCGTCGGCCTGGTGCTCGCGCTCTGGTCGGCCTCGGGCTACGTCGGGGCGTTCATCCGCGCCGCGAACACCGTGTACGACATGCCGGAGGGCCGCCCACTGTGGAAGCTCCTCCCGCTGCGCGTCCTGATCACCGCAGCCCTGATGGTGATGGCGGTGATCAGCGCGTTGATCGTGGTCCTCACCGGCGGCATCGCCCGCCAGGCCGGCGCCGCGCTCGGGATCGGGGACGGCGTGCTGACGGCGTGGTCGCTCGTCAGGTGGCCGGTCCTCGTGGTCCTGGTCACGCTGATGCTTGCCGTCCTGTACTGGGCCAGCCCGAACGCGAAGGTCAGGGGGTTCCGGTGGATCACCCCGGGCAGCCTCGTCGCCCTGCTGGTCTGGCTGATCGCCTCCGCCGGGTTCGCGTTCTACGTCGCCGGCTTCGCGTCCTACAACAAGACCTACGGCACCATGGCCGGCGTCGTGGTGTTCCTCGTCTGGCTGTGGCTCACCAACCTGGCCGTCCTGCTCGGCCTGGAGTTCGACGCCGAGGCCGCCCGCCAGCGGGCCGTCGCGGGCGGCCTGCCGCCCGGGGCCGAGCCGTACACCGAGCCCCGCTCCACGCGGACGTGGGACGAGGAGGACGCGCGCCGGCTTGACGACGCGTGA
- a CDS encoding phosphatidylserine/phosphatidylglycerophosphate/cardiolipin synthase family protein: MLLDDAPATSARGSVTSDTAVRKLRLRRRLERLIGVAATEGNDLLPLRNGDEIFPAMLGAIRSARHTIDMMTFVYWRGQIAHDFAAALAERARAGVRVRLLLDGFGAQKIERRLLDLMDTAGVQVAWFRKPVLLSPFKQNHRCHRKALVVDEETAFTGGVGIAQEWCGSARNPAEWRDTHVQVRGPAVDGIAAAFAQNWAECHDELFDDRDRFTEHPQSGSAVVQVVRGSASIGWQDMQTLIRVMLTSAEERFRLATAYFAPDTYFIDLLCDTARRGVRVEILLPGPHTDQRACQLAGQHHYARLLRAGVHIRQYQPTMMHAKIITVDSVASLIGSTNFNRRSMDHDEEIMLTVLDEGFTAVLDRDYEADLERSVDIDLGRWRRRAVLQRVKEVAVAPIRRFL; the protein is encoded by the coding sequence GTGCTACTCGACGATGCACCGGCAACTTCGGCTCGCGGGAGTGTCACGTCCGACACGGCGGTCCGCAAACTGCGGCTGCGCCGCCGTCTGGAGCGGCTGATAGGCGTGGCCGCCACCGAGGGGAACGACCTGTTGCCACTGCGCAACGGGGACGAGATCTTCCCCGCGATGCTCGGGGCGATCCGCTCGGCGCGGCACACCATCGACATGATGACCTTCGTGTACTGGCGCGGGCAGATCGCCCACGACTTCGCCGCCGCGCTGGCCGAACGCGCCCGCGCCGGGGTGCGCGTGCGCCTGCTGCTCGACGGCTTCGGCGCCCAGAAGATCGAGCGGCGGCTGCTGGACCTCATGGACACCGCAGGCGTGCAGGTCGCCTGGTTCCGCAAGCCGGTCCTGCTGTCCCCGTTCAAGCAGAACCACCGCTGTCACCGCAAGGCCCTCGTGGTCGACGAGGAGACCGCCTTCACCGGCGGCGTCGGCATCGCGCAGGAGTGGTGCGGCAGCGCCCGCAACCCCGCCGAGTGGCGGGACACCCACGTACAGGTGCGCGGTCCGGCCGTGGACGGCATCGCGGCGGCGTTCGCGCAGAACTGGGCGGAGTGCCACGACGAACTCTTCGACGACCGCGACCGCTTCACGGAGCACCCGCAGAGCGGTTCGGCGGTGGTACAGGTGGTTCGCGGCTCCGCGAGCATCGGCTGGCAGGACATGCAGACGCTCATCCGGGTCATGCTCACCTCCGCCGAGGAGCGGTTCCGGCTGGCCACCGCCTACTTCGCGCCCGACACCTACTTCATCGACCTGCTGTGCGATACCGCCCGCCGCGGCGTGCGGGTCGAGATCCTGCTGCCCGGCCCCCACACCGACCAGCGGGCCTGTCAACTCGCCGGTCAGCACCACTACGCGCGTCTCCTGCGGGCGGGCGTGCACATCCGCCAGTACCAGCCGACCATGATGCACGCCAAGATCATCACCGTGGACTCGGTCGCCTCCCTCATCGGATCCACCAACTTCAACCGCCGTTCCATGGACCACGACGAAGAGATCATGCTCACCGTCCTGGACGAGGGGTTCACCGCGGTGCTCGACCGCGACTACGAGGCGGACCTGGAGCGCAGCGTCGACATCGACCTCGGCCGGTGGAGGCGACGGGCGGTCCTGCAGCGCGTCAAGGAGGTCGCCGTCGCTCCGATCCGGCGCTTCCTGTGA